A section of the Salmo trutta chromosome 4, fSalTru1.1, whole genome shotgun sequence genome encodes:
- the LOC115192212 gene encoding leucine-rich repeat-containing protein 19, producing the protein MGSWGPGLCVVLCFWGTVSWNTLHGHIVGPCTVNTGTASFNCSWRKLAHIPTEIWNNATTLDLSHNHLNLTNPQHLRQLQRLDQLVNLNLSGNYLPLLEKGHFCSLPFLQILDLSGCQLTSMEAGALQGLPRLGKLFLGHNILQAHLSVSAQTISFLDLHGNQELDHGSDDSSTGIRRPFHRKLLTEIIEHPSPTPANSMTTTNGSEDGGQSRFSKSWQYLVAVLVTAISLSLLIAVLAKCQLVRRYLASYRHTRLIEGDTASQCDPNSLEVGFSMHNHGGQARSTHPAAVPQGEMDMEDEEDDDDGFIEDNYIQASERERAKRALELQEEDDDLVFSIG; encoded by the exons ATGGGGTCCTGGGGCCCCGGTCTGTGTGTGGTTTTGTGTTTCTGGGGAACAGTTAGTTGGAACACACTTCACGGTCACATTGTTGGCCCGTGTACTGTCAATACTGGCACG GCATCATTTAACTGCAGTTGGAGGAAACTGGCCCATATTCCAACAGAGATATGGAACAATGCAACCACACTGGACCTCTCTCATAACCACCTGAACCTTACTAACCCTCAACACCTCAGACAACTACAGAGGTTGGATCAGCTGGTTAACCTAAATCTCTCAGGAAactacctccctctgctggagAAAGGCCACTTCTGCAGCCTGCCCTTCCTGCAGATACTAGACCTCAGTGGTTGCCAACTGACTTCCATGGAGGCTGGAGCTCTGCAGGGTTTACCAAGGTTAGGGAAGCTGTTTCTGGGGCACAACATACTGCAAGCCCACCTGTCTGTTTCTGCTCAAACTATATCCTTCCTGGATCTCCATGGGAACCAAGAGCTTGACCATGGCTCTGATGATTCGTCGACAGGAATCAGAAGACCATTCCATAGGAAACTGTTAACAGAGATCATTGAACATCCCAGCCCAACTCCAGCTAACTCAATGACTACAACTAATG GCAGTGAGGATGGTGGTCAGAGCCGTTTCTCCAAAAGCTGGCAGTACCTGGTAGCAGTACTGGTGAcggccatctccctctctctcctcatcgcTGTCCTGGCCAAATGCCAGCTGGTCCGCCGCTACCTGGCCAGTTACCGTCACACCCGGCTGATCGAGGGGGACACAGCCAGCCAGTGTGACCCCAACAGCCTGGAGGTAGGCTTCTCCATGCACAACCATGGGGGACAGGCACGGAGCACCCACCCTGCTGCTGTCCCCCAGGGAGAGATGGAcatggaggatgaggaggatgatgatgatggcttCATAGAGGATAACTACATACAAgccagcgagagggagagggctaAGAGGGCACTGGAACTGCAGGAAGAGGATGATGACCTGGTATTTTCCATTGGCTAG